A genomic window from Cyprinus carpio isolate SPL01 chromosome A2, ASM1834038v1, whole genome shotgun sequence includes:
- the LOC109103066 gene encoding 1-phosphatidylinositol 4,5-bisphosphate phosphodiesterase delta-1-like → ITKKGYKKSKIYDQGPGSVYSFNIIKYCSAHVSISFSHSVSVEDIEEVRTGRQTDSLRKYTEESVEGRAFSILFKSQQKSLDLIASSEEEAKKWVGGLEKVISNIKNLTPQKKTEHWIYSCMRKADKNFDNKISQKELKSFLQDINIEVDEDYAEMLFQKCDKSKCGFLEGKEIEHFYKILTHREEIEVIYGEYAKTDGLMSATDLLNFLLNEQREDASQNDALQLIEKYELDENAKAKQQMTKDGFLMYLQQPEGLIFNPAHKSVYQDMNQPLNHYFISSSHNTYLLEDQLKGPSSTEAYKKALLKGCRCVELDCWDGSDGEPVIYHGYTLTSKILFKDVIKAIKEYAFKTTEYPLILSLENHCSVEQQKIMAQHLISILDSALVTKPLRDQMPTCLPSPEELKGRFIVKGKRLDKLEEMFSEESKTAEEDSVTEEEDDEGDEEDQEKKSSKTKSLKLAKELSDIVIYCKSVHFRGFEDSRDKQSFYEMASFKEGEAVKLAEESANDYIHHNTDKLSRIYPAGLRTDSSNYNPVPLWNAGCQIVALNFQTPCLEMDLNQGLFLQNGQSGYNLKPSFLRDQDTKFDPITLPEGPWLKNKSLHLMVISAQQLPKVSKRKSSIVDPIVKVQIYGVPADTTVVETQYIENNGFNPMWNENFQFNVRVPDLALVRFLIEDYDSSSNNEFIGQYTLPFNSLRNGYHHVPLLTKKGDLLSSAGLFVHIMVVDAE, encoded by the exons ATCACAAAAAAAGGatataaaaaatccaaaatatatgaTCAGGGTCCGGGATCAGtgtattcatttaatattataaagtaCTGTTCTGCTCATGTTTCTATATCTTTTTCTCACTCAGTCTCTGTTGAGGACATTGAGGAGGTACGAACAGGTCGGCAGACGGACAGTTTGAGGAAATACACAGAGGAGTCTGTGGAGGGTCGAGCGTTCTCCATCTTGTTTAAGAGCCAGCAGAAGAGCCTGGACCTGATCGCCAGCTCTGAGGAAGAAGCCAAGAAGTGGGTTGGTGGTTTGGAGAAAGTCATCTCAAATATAAAGAACCTCACTCCGCAGAAGAAAACAGAGCA CTGGATCTACAGCTGTATGCGTAAAGCAGATAAAAACTTTGATAACAAGATCAGTCAGAAAGAGCTGAAGAGTTTTCTACAAGACATCAACATTGAGGTGGATGAAGACTACGCTGAAATGCTCTTTCAg AAATGTGACAAATCAAAATGCGGGTTCCTAGAGGGCAAGGAGATTGAGCATTTCTATAAAATTCTGACACATAGAGAGGAGATTGAGGTCATCTATGGAGAGTATGCAAAGACAGACGGTCTTATGAGTGCCACTGACCTGCTGAACTTCCTGCTGAACGAACAGAGAGAGGACGCATCTCAGAATGATGCCCTTCAGCTTATTGAGAAATATGAGCTTGATGAAAATG CCAAAGCCAAACAGCAAATGACAAAGGATGGCTTCCTGATGTATTTGCAACAGCCAGAGGGGCTGATCTTTAACCCGGCTCATAAAAGTGTTTACCAGGACATGAACCAGCCTCTCAACCATTACTTCATCTCCTCCTCTCATAACACATACCTGCTGGAGGACCAGCTCAAAGGACCCAGCAGCACAGAGGCGTACAAAAA AGCGCTTCTTAAGGGCTGTCGCTGTGTGGAGTTGGACTGCTGGGATGGATCAGATGGAGAGCCGGTCATTTATCATGGATACACTCTGACCTCAAAGATCCTCTTCAAAGATGTGATCAAAGCCATTAAAGAATACGCCTTTaag ACAACCGAGTATCCTTTGATCCTGTCTTTGGAGAACCACTGCAGTGTGGAGCAGCAGAAGATCATGGCTCAGCACTTGATCTCCATCCTGGATAGCGCTCTGGTCACCAAACCCCTCAGAGATCAGATGCCCACATGCCTCCCTTCCCCAGAG GAACTCAAAGGCCGGTTCATAGTCAAAGGGAAAAGACTAGACAAACTTGAGGAAATGTTTTCAGAGGAGTCCAAAACAGCAGAGGAAGACAGTGTAACAGAGGAAGAAGATGATGAAGGCGATGAAGAAGACCAGGAAAAGAAGTCTAGT AAAACGAAGTCGCTGAAGTTGGCGAAGGAGCTGTCTGATATCGTGATCTACTGCAAAAGTGTCCACTTCCGTGGGTTTGAGGATTCCCGGGACAAGCAGTCCTTTTATGAGATGGCCTCCTTCAAAGAGGGAGAAGCTGTGAAACTGGCGGAGGAATCAG CAAACGATTATATCCATCACAATACAGACAAACTCAGCCGGATTTATCCAGCAGGACTGAGGACGGACTCCTCAAACTATAACCCTGTGCCTCTCTGGAACGCAGGCTGTCAGATAG TGGCCCTGAACTTCCAGACACCCTGCCTAGAGATGGATCTGAATCAGGGGCTCTTTCTCCAAAACGGACAGAGTGGTTACAACCTCAAGCCTTCTTTCCTACGAGACCAAGACACTAAGTTTGACCCCATCACTCTCCCCGAGGGACCGTGGTTAAAGAATAAGTCTCTTCATCTGATG GTGATCTCAGCCCAGCAGTTACCCAAAGTGAGCAAAAGGAAGTCCTCTATTGTTGATCCCATTGTGAAAGTGCAGATCTACGGTGTGCCAGCTGATACGACTGTGGTGGAAACGCAGTACATTGAGAATAA CGGCTTCAACCCCATGTGGAATGAGAACTTCCAGTTTAATGTGCGTGTGCCAGATCTAGCCCTTGTGCGCTTTTTGATTGAGGACTACGATTCCAGTTCCAACAATGAATTCATTGGCCAGTACACACTTCCCTTCAACAGCCTAAGGAACG